DNA from Evansella sp. LMS18:
CAAGCCCTTTCCATCCTGGCTGAACATAACAGCGACTGTATCGGTATATTAACAATCGAGCCTGAAGCACTTTCTAAGACCATACACAGAGGAACTCTTGGGATTATTGTCGCCAAAAGCCACAGGGCAATGGGTGTAGGACGGGGAATGATGGAAGCTGCACTTAAATGGAATAAACGATACCATGTATTTGAAAAAATTGAGCTGGAAGTACTTGAAACGAACAAACATGCCATTTCCCTCTATGAAAATCTTGGGTTTATGACAGAAGGCGTAACTACTAAAGCAGTCAAACATGGGCCCGGCAATTACGAACAATTAATAAAAATGGGTCTCTCTGTATAATCCGCCCCCCCTCACTTCCCATGTATTCGCTCTCCATTTCATTTATACACCAGGGTAAATATGGTATGATAGCCTGGATAGTCCTTGAATGGAATGGAGGTTTTTTTAATGAACATAGTCGTTGCTTCGCTAAATGCAAAGTATATTCATACATGTCTCGCGTTACGGCTTTTAAAAGCTTATTCCGCCCCTGATTACGAGGTGGATATAGCTGAATATACAATAAAAGATCCAGAACTTAACATAGTATCCGATTTACATAAAAGGTGTCCTGACGTTATCGGGTTCAGCTGTTATATATGGAATATTGAAAAGACAATACAAGTTGTAAAAATAATAAAAAAGGTGCTCCCAAATACTAAAATTATCCTGGGAGGCCCTGAAGTATCCTACGATACTAAAGAATGGCTGGAACAGGTGCCTGAAGCAGATTTCATCGTTCGTGGCGAAGGAGAGGAAACATTTAAACAGCTCCTGGAAGAGATTGAAGGAGAACAGAACTTCAGCCGGCTTTCCGGTATTGGATACAGAAATAACGGGGAAGTCGTTATTACCCCTTCAAGGCCAAACCTGGATATCCAGTCCATACCAAGCCCGTACAGGTTTGATGAAGACCGGGCAGACCTGAGCCGCCGGGTAGTTTATTTTGAAACGAGCAGAGGCTGCCCTTTCCAGTGCCAGTTCTGCCTTTCATCTATTGAGAACGGTGTCCGTTATTTTGATATAAATAAAGTAAAAGAAGATTTACTGTACCTGATAGACAATGGGGCTAAAATGATTAAGTTCATTGACAGGACTTTCAATATTAAACGGGATTACGCTCTCGAGATATTCCAGTTCCTCATAGACAATCATAATGGCTGTGAATTCCAGTTTGAAATCACAGCGGATATCATGCGCCCGGAAGTCCTTGAGTTTCTCAATGAGAATGCTCCCGGCGGTATTTTCCGGTTCGAAATCGGGGTCCAGTCCACCAATGATCCGACAAACGATATCGTTAAACGGAGGCAGA
Protein-coding regions in this window:
- a CDS encoding GNAT family N-acetyltransferase, with amino-acid sequence MGYMEPTSLLMKGGGSVNIRTSRRDDGFKMHQLTKNVLQEQNNGLIMVHSDFQMTPEDQALKNESFLHFPQALSILAEHNSDCIGILTIEPEALSKTIHRGTLGIIVAKSHRAMGVGRGMMEAALKWNKRYHVFEKIELEVLETNKHAISLYENLGFMTEGVTTKAVKHGPGNYEQLIKMGLSV
- a CDS encoding B12-binding domain-containing radical SAM protein — its product is MNIVVASLNAKYIHTCLALRLLKAYSAPDYEVDIAEYTIKDPELNIVSDLHKRCPDVIGFSCYIWNIEKTIQVVKIIKKVLPNTKIILGGPEVSYDTKEWLEQVPEADFIVRGEGEETFKQLLEEIEGEQNFSRLSGIGYRNNGEVVITPSRPNLDIQSIPSPYRFDEDRADLSRRVVYFETSRGCPFQCQFCLSSIENGVRYFDINKVKEDLLYLIDNGAKMIKFIDRTFNIKRDYALEIFQFLIDNHNGCEFQFEITADIMRPEVLEFLNENAPGGIFRFEIGVQSTNDPTNDIVKRRQNFKKLSRTVILIKEGGKIDQHLDLIAGLPEEDYDRFKKTFNDVFALRPEELQLGFLKMLRGTGMRAMAEKFNYTFMDNAPYEILSNNVLSFAEITRIKRAEDILEKFWNDHRFDNTVEYLIRYEFATPFDFFQSFGDFWDEKGWGKIGHQFEDLFHRLDTFLQNWKPENPAIIRDLMKVDYLLHFKQKPRKKWWEHETGTKTMQDLLSQTIEEVVPGADGHNRKSLMKNIIAEELSIDASAWIADRALIKGDYYFIVHYQPGQESMNFYSREKTELVY